The genome window CCACCCAGCCCCACAGACACCatcaccaccagcaccaccagtAGCACcaccatccacatccacatcagCACCACCCTAGCCGAAGCAaaaagcagaagcagcagaatCAGAAGGCCGGCTTCCTCGGCTTGCGGCGCCTCCCAGACTACAGAGTGTGCCTTGCATTTGTAATTGATACACGGCGAAAAATCGGACATGCTCTGTTCGGAATACAAATGAAGAACCCTAAGATCGAGAATGATGGGGAAGAAATTTCTTGCTAATGCCGAGGTTTACGTTGTAATCCTACAAATCACTGAAGCATGAATATTTATGAATcacacaaatcgttttaaaaCGACTCACCTGTTTACAATTCCTTTATTTTAAAAGGGTTTATTTAGgattacattttaattgaacaCTGTACTTAGAATATCCCAAAGATTCCACACAGCAGAATGTGTTGCTTGGCCTAGTAAATTCCTAGAATAATTTCAATCTAAAGTTGCCAGTGTAATCGTTGCCATAGCCACCATATCCAGCATTGCGGATATATCCCGCAGCTCGCAGAGCCCGGCGATGTGGCTCCAGTTAGAGCTCCGCTTGGCAGTGGGCTCCTTGGCACTTGGGTCTTGCTGAATCCATCCACGAGCCAAAGTGTTCGATTGCCGGCGTGGCCAAGTGCTGCTCATTGTTCCGTGTTCCCGACAAAGAGAGACACCCCCATATACACACTAAGGCTCCATAAAAATACACACATTCGGATGCATGTATTTTCCTTTCGCAGCCATTTGCCTATTTATAGTTGAAGTATTTATTGTTGCCGGGCCACTCGTGGCATGCTCAAGTGGCCACTCGAGGGGGGCACTTTAATTGCCACGCCGTCCATCCTGGGGCAATGTCATGGCCAAGAAGTGGCAACGCAACTGGTTGTAATCCAGACGCTTCTTGGACTGTAGCTGTTCCTGCTCTCATTTTCATTAAcacattttcccatttcttCGCCAACAGCCATCCACAACTGGCACGGCGATGTCCGGTTCGGCCTGGCACTGGATGTCGGCGATTCCGTGGACATTGTGGAGGAGTGCAAGCACTGGTACCGCGGCTCCTGCCCCCGAAAGTCCCGGGCAGTGGGTCTCTTCCCCAAGACCTACATACATATCAAGGACCTCTCGAAAATCGATCCTGTGGTCGCCGAATGCACGCAGGTCCTGCGCGAATGGTCGGAGATCTGGAAGCGTCTCTATGTGGTAAGTGGTTATAGTTACAACTACTTGGTTCATTTGATAAACTTCCCATTCCCAATCTTTTTCAGGATCGCGAAGCGTACAAGTTCCAAACCCTGCGCAAAGTTATGTTTTCCATATTGGAAAGTCGGAGGGAACTCCTTAGTGCCACCATGACCCAGGATCAAACTCTGGAGCTTCAGATGGTTGTGGTTTCCAAGATAGATTGGGGCAATCGGTAAGTGATCTGATATGGGATATTGATATAGAGATATTGGAAGCTAATGAAAGCACCCATAGCTTATTGAAGATAGGCTTTCGTGTATTCGCGTTTCATGTAAAGAAACATAAAGTGGTTCTTGAGGATTTCCCTTGTTTATAACAACAAATGCGTAGTACTCAAGTTCTAAAGCGCAGATTTTTTCAGAAACAATGGAAAATCCGACCTTCGGGATTGAGAAATCCAAAACCACAATCGCTTCCCGCCCACTGATAACTACTGGGTTTAGCTGAAATTGTATATAGAATATTTATTACAACTTTGAACTTAGATAGCTTGGGTTCTCTTTCGCTTTATGTAAAATGTGTTCTTTTCTAGCAATAATCACAATAATTTTGTTATAAACAAAATTGCTTAAAATTACGATATATCTGTAGACTAAATGTTAGGACAAAAATAGCGGGAGCATTGTGTATACTCgtttaaatattcataatCATATTCCTTGTCGTACTCGTACCATTCGATTACTACAATTTTATATAGATCAACGTTTCGTGAGCGTGCGTGAGCGGTAAGCTGATATAGCTGCATAGGTATTCCTCGATCCGAACTATCCAACTGTCCACTATCGAGCTAACTGCTAAACTTAAGTGTATATTTTAAATGGCGCATCATTGTCAACGACCTAACTACGATACCAAGTAGCAAAATCGTTTTATGGGATATCCTCGATCGTCGTTCAATCATCTTCAACCTACAAATTGCACGGTCTGCCTGTGTCCCTCTCGTTTtttatgatattttttttgttttcatttttatttgatttattgttttgtaTCTTCTCACTCTGTGGCTCACCTCGTGTCAATAAGGACTGCACCTGTCTTTCGCTTGCCTAGGACCAAATTCAAAGATTGTTTCCTTATAATTTTGCTAAATATATTTCGCACAGAACATTACTGAGTTGGATCTCCGAAAGTGCAATTGCTGATTCGTTCTCTTGCAGTCTTAGTGGTAGAAATGGAAATGCCCAACCTCATGACACACAACTCTCTCTATCTCCCCCCTACAAATATTATTGAGAAATCATTGAAATCATTGTTTTGAAGCCATTCCCTGGCCACGGGCTCATGTCTCCGTCTCCTTGCCGCCGCCGAAGGTCTCCACGGGCGGATAAATCGGATGGCTGATGCGGTTCATTTCCAGGGTCGACGGTGCGGATGGTGTTCGGGATGCTCCTAGCAGACCGcagagctgctgcagcatgTCACTGTAGGATCTTGTGCTGAGGTTCTGGCTTAGGAAGTGCAAGATCAGGAAGTCACCAATCTGTTGAGAAAACCAAAAACGGATTAATATACAACTCATGTAGAGTATTTCAGCTGGGCACCCACCTCCAAACGCCTGACCAGTCCGGCGATTTCCTTGCGATGTCCCGAGCGATAAGAACGCTTGATGATGGTCTCCCGGGTGGTGGGCATCATGATAACCACCAGTGAATAGAGCACAGCCACGCCGGAGATGGTGGCCAAGATGATAAACCAGAACCTATGAAAAGTAACAAGGGTTAAAGATCTCTTCGAAGAGTAACAACCCACTCAACGACTTACCAAATGAAGATGTAGATCTTCTCGTTGAGGATATTCAGCGCGAGCACACAGAGAGTGTCGTGCTTCTGGACCGATCCACTGGGACCGAACTTGTGGAACGTGCACTTGGTGAGCCGGGGAAAGATCTCGATCATCGGATCGAAGCGCTTGTCCTGATCCATGTTGGAGAACTTGAGCACATCCGTGCCGTAGGACATGAAAGCACCGCCCAGAAACTTATCCACCATAAAGATATTCACAATCACGTTGATGAAGTTAAGCAGTTCGCAGAAAAAGTATGCGAACGAGTAGCCATTGTGGGTGTTCAAACTGTTCACGAAGTACTTGAGGATCCTGTCCTGGCGATCCCGCCGATAGTCATCCGGCACACTGACCATGCCGCGCAGTCCATCGGTGATCATGCGGATCTTGCCGTCTTCCATGTTCTTCCAAACCCAGTGGGGCACGTAGAACATGAGCCCCTGAAATAATTTACAGATTAGTTTGGTCGGAAGCGGGaattacaataaattaaaGAAACCACATTTG of Drosophila mauritiana strain mau12 chromosome 3R, ASM438214v1, whole genome shotgun sequence contains these proteins:
- the LOC117144538 gene encoding innexin inx3, with protein sequence MAVFGMVSAVSGFIKIRYLLDKAVIDNMVFRCHYRITTAILFTCCIIVTANNLIGDPISCINDGAIPMHVINTFCWITYTYTIPGQQHRQIGTDVAGPGLINEYGHEKRYHSYYQWVPFVLFFQGLMFYVPHWVWKNMEDGKIRMITDGLRGMVSVPDDYRRDRQDRILKYFVNSLNTHNGYSFAYFFCELLNFINVIVNIFMVDKFLGGAFMSYGTDVLKFSNMDQDKRFDPMIEIFPRLTKCTFHKFGPSGSVQKHDTLCVLALNILNEKIYIFIWFWFIILATISGVAVLYSLVVIMMPTTRETIIKRSYRSGHRKEIAGLVRRLEIGDFLILHFLSQNLSTRSYSDMLQQLCGLLGASRTPSAPSTLEMNRISHPIYPPVETFGGGKETET